In Actinoplanes sp. NBC_00393, a single genomic region encodes these proteins:
- a CDS encoding helix-turn-helix transcriptional regulator gives MDHRSETRDFLTTRRARITPEQAGLPAYGTSRRVPGLRREEAAMLAGVSVDYYTRLERGNLTGVSESVLEALARALRLDDAEREHLYDLARQANTGPRAARTGRRRTTGAVRPTVQHLLDAVTGAPAYVRNGRLDILGVNPLGRAVFAPVFQDAAGRPNLARFVFLDAASQDFYRDWQQLAEDVVALLRGEAGRHPYDKDLTDLIGELSTRSEPFRTWWAAHNVRLHRSGVKRLHHPLVGDLTLAYESLDLTADQGLRLNAYSAEPGSPDQDALSLIASWAAADQREKSTQD, from the coding sequence ATGGACCACCGCAGTGAGACCCGCGACTTCCTCACCACCCGCCGCGCCCGCATCACCCCCGAGCAGGCGGGACTGCCGGCCTACGGCACCAGCCGCCGCGTGCCCGGCCTGCGCCGCGAGGAAGCCGCGATGCTCGCCGGGGTCAGCGTCGACTACTACACCCGCCTCGAACGCGGCAACCTCACCGGCGTCTCGGAAAGCGTGCTGGAAGCCCTGGCCCGGGCGCTGCGGCTGGACGACGCCGAACGTGAACACCTCTACGACCTGGCCCGCCAGGCCAACACCGGCCCCCGTGCCGCGCGGACCGGCCGCCGCCGAACCACCGGCGCCGTCCGCCCGACGGTGCAGCATCTGCTGGACGCCGTGACCGGCGCCCCGGCCTACGTACGCAACGGCCGGCTCGACATCCTCGGCGTCAACCCCCTGGGCCGCGCCGTCTTCGCCCCCGTCTTCCAGGACGCCGCCGGGCGGCCGAATCTGGCCCGGTTCGTCTTCCTGGACGCCGCCTCCCAGGACTTCTACCGCGACTGGCAGCAGCTGGCCGAGGATGTCGTCGCGTTGCTGCGCGGCGAGGCCGGCCGCCATCCGTACGACAAGGACCTGACCGACCTGATCGGCGAGCTGTCCACCCGCAGCGAACCGTTCCGCACCTGGTGGGCCGCGCACAACGTGCGCCTGCACCGCTCCGGCGTCAAACGCCTGCACCACCCGCTGGTCGGCGACCTGACCCTGGCGTACGAATCGCTGGACCTGACTGCGGACCAGGGGCTGCGGCTCAACGCCTACAGCGCCGAACCGGGCTCACCCGATCAGGACGCGCTCAGCCTCATCGCCAGCTGGGCAGCCGCCGACCAGCGAGAGAAGAGCACGCAGGACTGA
- a CDS encoding glycosyltransferase, translating into MRLLIVTAGSRGDVAPFTGLGQRLQQAGHQVALAAHDRFAGLVRDSHLEYRALPGDPVELVRARTAAPTPQDAQAVFAAFLDELGEGVVSAAAAGTDMLLTAFGPAPLSRLVADGWGIPSLGVYLAPGFPTREFPPPGWPAEHSSAADNLNAGRELVTRTEALYAGVLRRLRPRLGLPAAEAPGPRDDWHICHGYSPAVVPRPADWPANVHVTGYWWPAAPPQWRPPDLLLDFLQAGPPPVFVGFGSMTAAHDRLQDVVATAVKRAGVRAVVQSGWAELAPAGDDVLLVGELPHDWLFPQTAAVVHHAGAGTTAAGLRAGVPAVPVPVLVDQPFWADRLHRLGVAPSPLPIHELSADTLTGALRSCLERPAYQARATEIARRIRAEDGPGAVLSLITQLAAGPDRE; encoded by the coding sequence ACGGCGGGATCGCGAGGTGATGTCGCGCCGTTCACGGGCCTGGGCCAGCGGCTGCAGCAGGCCGGTCATCAGGTGGCGCTGGCCGCCCACGACCGGTTCGCCGGCCTGGTTCGTGACAGCCACCTGGAATACCGAGCCCTTCCCGGTGATCCAGTCGAACTGGTGCGCGCACGCACGGCTGCCCCCACGCCGCAAGACGCGCAAGCGGTCTTCGCCGCGTTCCTCGACGAGTTGGGCGAAGGTGTGGTGAGCGCCGCGGCCGCGGGCACGGACATGCTGCTCACCGCGTTCGGCCCGGCACCGCTGAGCCGGCTCGTGGCCGACGGATGGGGCATACCGAGCCTCGGCGTCTACCTCGCGCCCGGGTTTCCCACCCGGGAGTTCCCGCCACCTGGCTGGCCCGCCGAACACTCCTCGGCCGCTGACAACCTGAACGCGGGGCGCGAACTAGTCACCCGGACCGAAGCCCTCTACGCCGGAGTTCTGCGGCGGCTGCGCCCCCGGCTCGGTCTACCGGCCGCCGAGGCGCCGGGCCCTCGCGACGACTGGCACATTTGCCACGGCTACAGTCCCGCAGTGGTCCCCCGACCGGCAGACTGGCCCGCCAATGTGCACGTGACCGGATACTGGTGGCCGGCAGCACCACCGCAATGGCGGCCCCCGGACTTGTTGCTCGACTTCCTGCAGGCCGGTCCGCCTCCGGTGTTCGTCGGTTTCGGCAGCATGACCGCGGCCCACGACCGGCTCCAGGACGTCGTCGCGACTGCCGTCAAACGCGCCGGCGTACGCGCCGTGGTCCAATCCGGCTGGGCCGAGCTCGCACCCGCCGGGGACGACGTCCTGCTCGTCGGTGAACTGCCACACGACTGGCTGTTCCCGCAGACAGCCGCTGTAGTTCACCACGCCGGAGCAGGCACCACAGCAGCCGGACTACGCGCGGGCGTTCCAGCGGTCCCGGTGCCCGTTCTGGTCGATCAGCCGTTCTGGGCGGACCGGCTGCACCGACTCGGCGTCGCACCGAGTCCGCTGCCGATCCACGAGTTGTCAGCCGACACCCTCACCGGCGCGCTGCGGTCCTGCCTCGAGCGGCCGGCCTACCAGGCCCGAGCCACCGAGATCGCCCGCCGGATCCGCGCTGAGGACGGTCCCGGGGCGGTGCTCTCGCTGATCACCCAGCTCGCTGCTGGACCAGATCGAGAATGA
- a CDS encoding nuclear transport factor 2 family protein — protein sequence MYQGLLERDTELLDGLLDSGYTLTHMTGYRQSRTEWLQQIDSGEMRYHSAQPRSTAVEVTGDTAVLVGRDVVDATIWGGCGIWNLQLTTTFERRDDTWIALRTVATTF from the coding sequence ATGTACCAAGGCCTGCTCGAACGCGACACCGAACTGCTCGACGGCCTGCTCGACAGCGGTTACACGCTCACGCACATGACCGGCTACCGCCAGTCGCGCACGGAATGGCTGCAGCAGATCGACTCGGGCGAGATGCGGTACCACTCCGCACAGCCGCGCAGCACAGCGGTCGAGGTGACCGGCGACACCGCCGTCCTGGTCGGCAGGGACGTCGTCGACGCCACGATCTGGGGTGGCTGCGGCATCTGGAACCTGCAGCTCACCACCACGTTCGAACGCCGCGACGATACCTGGATCGCACTGCGGACCGTCGCCACCACCTTCTGA
- a CDS encoding aldo/keto reductase, with protein MNLTLNNGVEMPALGFGVFQTPPDETRAAVTAALEAGYRHIDTAAAYGNERQVGEAVANSGINGIFLETKIWISDYGYEQTLHGFDKSARKLGVDRIDLLILHQALPSEFDKTLAAYRALEKLYADGKVRAIGVSNFMVEHLTALLDAATVVPAVNQIEVHPYFQQREVQAFGAEHGILTQAWAPIGGITFYRDSGHRSTLQDPVIGEIATAHGKSPAQVMLRWHLQQGRSAIPKSVRPQRIAENLDVFDFELTGDQLAAIDALDTGKRGGPEPADITLANFGMPIPEN; from the coding sequence ATGAACCTCACCCTCAACAACGGCGTCGAGATGCCCGCCCTCGGATTCGGGGTCTTCCAGACGCCGCCGGATGAGACCCGCGCGGCGGTCACGGCCGCGCTCGAGGCCGGCTACCGGCACATCGACACCGCCGCCGCGTACGGCAACGAACGGCAGGTCGGCGAGGCCGTCGCGAACTCCGGCATCAACGGGATCTTCCTGGAGACCAAGATCTGGATCAGCGACTACGGGTACGAGCAGACCCTGCACGGCTTCGACAAGAGCGCCCGCAAACTCGGCGTGGACCGCATCGATCTGCTGATCCTGCACCAGGCTCTGCCGTCGGAGTTCGACAAGACCCTGGCGGCGTACCGGGCGCTGGAGAAGTTGTACGCCGACGGGAAGGTCCGGGCGATCGGGGTCAGCAACTTCATGGTCGAGCACCTGACGGCGCTGCTGGATGCGGCGACGGTGGTGCCCGCGGTCAACCAGATCGAGGTGCATCCGTACTTCCAGCAGCGCGAGGTGCAGGCGTTCGGTGCCGAGCACGGCATCCTCACCCAGGCGTGGGCGCCGATCGGCGGCATCACGTTCTACCGCGACAGCGGTCACCGCAGCACCCTGCAGGACCCGGTGATCGGCGAGATCGCCACCGCGCACGGCAAGTCCCCGGCGCAGGTGATGCTGCGCTGGCACCTGCAGCAGGGTCGCTCGGCCATCCCGAAGTCCGTGCGCCCGCAGCGCATCGCGGAGAACCTCGACGTCTTCGACTTCGAGCTCACCGGCGACCAACTGGCCGCGATCGACGCCCTGGACACCGGCAAGCGCGGCGGTCCGGAACCCGCCGACATCACCCTGGCCAACTTCGGCATGCCGATCCCGGAGAACTGA
- a CDS encoding flavodoxin produces MRTPRRAVLRASLLLGGGALLAACGDGDPAPRRAPASTEPPRVLLAYFSRAGENYWYGGTRDLAVGNTQVVAEMIVSLVRTDVYRIEAADPYPHDYRATVDRNVAEQDAEARPAILAALPDTTGYDVVLLGSGIWNVRPPMIMSTFAEGAGLAGKTIHPFVTYAVSGLGTTIDTYTRLCPDATVGSGLAVRGEQVSDARPQVETWLRQIGLR; encoded by the coding sequence GTGCGTACGCCGCGCCGCGCCGTACTGCGCGCGTCTCTGCTACTCGGCGGGGGTGCCTTGCTCGCGGCCTGCGGTGACGGCGACCCGGCGCCCCGCAGGGCACCGGCTTCCACAGAACCGCCGCGGGTGCTGCTGGCCTACTTCTCCCGTGCCGGGGAGAACTATTGGTACGGCGGCACCCGCGACCTTGCCGTCGGCAACACGCAGGTCGTCGCCGAAATGATCGTCTCGCTGGTGCGCACGGACGTGTACCGCATCGAAGCCGCCGACCCGTATCCGCACGACTACCGCGCGACGGTCGACCGTAACGTCGCCGAACAGGACGCCGAGGCGCGCCCGGCGATTCTGGCCGCCCTGCCCGACACCACCGGCTACGACGTGGTGCTGCTGGGCAGCGGCATCTGGAACGTGCGCCCACCCATGATCATGAGCACATTCGCCGAGGGCGCCGGGCTGGCCGGTAAGACCATCCACCCGTTCGTCACGTACGCCGTCAGCGGGCTGGGCACCACGATCGACACCTACACCCGGCTGTGCCCCGATGCGACCGTCGGCAGCGGCCTGGCCGTGCGAGGCGAGCAGGTGTCCGATGCCCGGCCACAGGTCGAGACCTGGCTGCGGCAGATCGGGCTGCGCTGA